In the Clostridium cellulovorans 743B genome, GAAAAGAGCCTACAAATTTATAATTTTTATGGATGACCTTTCCTTTGAAGAGTTTGAAGTTGAATATAAATATATGAAATCTATTCTAGAAGGAAGTATAGAAGTTAAACCTTCAAATGTGCTAGTTTATGCGACCTCTAATAGAAGACATCTTATTCGTGAAACTTGGAAAGAACGTGAAGAATCTATCAGTGTTTCTGAAGCAATGGAGGAAAAACTTTCCTTAGTTGACAGATTCGGAATAACCATCACCTTTTCAGCTCCTGATAAACAAGAATATCTAGATATAATATTTAATTTAGCTGAAAAACATAATATTCAACTTTCCAAAGAAGATCTAACCCGTGAAGCTCTTCGCTGGGAGATGAAATACAATGGCCGTTCTGGAAGAACAGCAACACAATTTATAAATCATCTTTTAGGTAGATAGCAAACAAATACATTGATTTATTTTTTAATTTAATAGATAAATTAACTTACATTTTTCCCATTATGTAAGCTTTATATACATTATATCTCTTTGATTTATCACTCGACATGATATATAATATTTCTACAGACATTAAAATTCAAAAAAATTTAATCATAATTTGAATCTCTCTTTATGAGAAGTTCATAAAACAAGAAATAAATTTCTATAATAGAAGTTTATTATTATTGACGTTTTAAATTTTTTATCAATTAAAGCTTTCAGTTAAGAACTATTTTGTAACCCTGGAGGTGAACATGAAAACTAAATTTTTTTCGGCATTCACCATACTATTAGTTATTGGTGCTACGCTTTCAATAGCATTCATAGCGTATATGGCTTCAAATGATAAAATATACTCAACTATGGAATACATCGATTCTAAATATTTAGATTCACGCTTTAGTGCTTATTATAAAGATACAAGTAATGCTAATGGGAATCCTAGCCCAAACACTCGAATTCCTAATGCTGTTGCTGGAAATCAACCTATTCAAGAGCCTCTTACATATTTCAAAATAACAGAGGTTCCGAGGATAAATCAACACCCTGAACTTCCAACAGGTTGCGAAGTCACTTCAGCAGCAATTGCATTGAATTATCTAGGAATAAATGTTTCGAAAATAGATCTTGCAAATACTATAGTAAAAAGCCCATTACCAGCAAATGGTGTTGGTAGCCATCCCAATGAAGCTTTCATTGGTTCACCTTATGATAAGAACGGCTATGGAGTATTTCATAGTCCTGTGTTTAATCTAATGAGAGGTTATACAGATAAGGTACAAGATGTCACTGGCATAAGTTTTGAAGACTTGCTGTCTCACATTGCAGCTGGTCATCCCGCTATAGTATGGACTACAACAAATTTAGATGAATTTGAATATACAGATACCTGGAGTGTTAACGATATTCCCTTTACTTGGCCAGGGAATGAACACACTTCAGTTTTAATAGGATATTCTTCAAATCAAGTTATAGTTAATGATCCGTATACTGGTCTTGAAAAAACCTTTGATAAAGCAACCTTTAAAGCTAGATTCGAAGCTCTAGGTCACCAAGCTATAATTGTGATAAAATAATATAATGAATATTAGGATATGTATAAACTACATATCCTAATTATTTTAGTTCAAAATATTCAAATACATTGAAAAATGAATTTTTATCTCATTAACTACATACTATAAGCTTAAAATTTAATAATTTATATTTGATTTAACAATTTAACTCCGGATATAGTTAAGGTATAATATAATATAATACATAAAAATTATTTCTGCTTTGTTTAAGATATAACTTAATTTTCAATTTTGGAAAACTATAGATATGTGCATCATTACAAATACAAACATCTGGAAATTATCATTTTTTCTAAAATACTCCAACAAATTTGAAAGTTTTTTATAATTCGGCGGATTTTTTTGCAAATTTACTCTTTATCTTTTGTGAAAATTGTCATATAG is a window encoding:
- a CDS encoding C39 family peptidase; amino-acid sequence: MKTKFFSAFTILLVIGATLSIAFIAYMASNDKIYSTMEYIDSKYLDSRFSAYYKDTSNANGNPSPNTRIPNAVAGNQPIQEPLTYFKITEVPRINQHPELPTGCEVTSAAIALNYLGINVSKIDLANTIVKSPLPANGVGSHPNEAFIGSPYDKNGYGVFHSPVFNLMRGYTDKVQDVTGISFEDLLSHIAAGHPAIVWTTTNLDEFEYTDTWSVNDIPFTWPGNEHTSVLIGYSSNQVIVNDPYTGLEKTFDKATFKARFEALGHQAIIVIK